In Lutra lutra chromosome 13, mLutLut1.2, whole genome shotgun sequence, one genomic interval encodes:
- the LOC125083870 gene encoding LOW QUALITY PROTEIN: olfactory receptor 1L3-like (The sequence of the model RefSeq protein was modified relative to this genomic sequence to represent the inferred CDS: deleted 1 base in 1 codon), whose translation MERVNQTSSVSEFILLGLSSWPEDQEPLFALFFIMYVVTLVGNLLIILAIHCDTQLQTPMYFFLSILSFIDVCYTTTIVPKMLVNFLSEKKSISYAECMTQMYFFLAFANTESYLLVAMAIDRFVAICDPFHYVTIMSHRRCVLLLIFSCSISVLHSLLLVLLINRLTFCNSNVIPHFLCDIKPLLKLSCSSTFINEVVINTEGLITLVTPFICIIISHFRILIAVLKIPSVSGKRKAFSTCGSHLTMVTLFYGSIIYVYFRPLSSYTIKDRVATVIYTVLSSMLNPFIYSLRNKDMKQGMRKLMGRRRSQAASS comes from the exons ATGGAGAGAGTCAACCAAACCAGTAGTGTCTCTGAGTTCATTCTCCTGGGACTGTCCTCCTGGCCGGAGGACCAGGAGCCACTTTTTGCCCTGTTCTTCATCATGTACGTGGTCACACTGGTGGGAAACCTGCTCATCATCCTGGCCATCCACTGTGACACTCAGCTCCAGACa cccatgtatttttttctcagcatCTTATCCTTCATTGACGTTTGCTACACAACAACCATTGTTCCCAAGATGCTAGTGAACTTCCTGTCAGAGAAGAAGTCCATCTCCTATGCTGAGTGTATGACCCAGATGTATTTCTTCTTGGCTTTTGCCAACACAGAAAGTTACCTCCTGGTGGCCATGGCCATTGACCGTTTTGTGGCCATATGTGATCCCTTCCACTATGTCACCATCATGAGCCACCGCCGCTGTGTTCTGCTGCTGATCTTCTCCTGCTCCATCTCTGTCCTCCATTCCCTCTTACTAGTTCTCCTGATAAATCGTCTCACCTTCTGCAACTCCAATGTTATCCCCCACTTCCTCTGTGACATCAAACCTCTGCTGAAATTGTCCTGTTCCTCCACATTCATCAATGAAGTTGTAATTAACACAGAAGGATTGATAACCCTGGTGACCCCCTTTATATGCATTATCATCTCTCACTTCCGGATCCTCATTGCTGTTCTTAAGATCCCCTCAGTTTCTGGGAAGCGTAAAGCTTTCTCTACCTGTGGCTCCCACCTCACCATGGTGACCCTCTTTTATGGAagtattatttatgtttatttccgACCCCTGTCCAGCTACACCATCAAGGACAGGGTGGCCACGGTCATCTACACAGTTCTGTCCTCCATGCTGAACCCTTTTATCTACAGCCTGAGGAACAAAGACATGAAGCAGGGCATGAGGAAGCTGATGGGTAGGAGGAGGTCCCAGGCAGCATCTTCCTGA
- the LOC125083942 gene encoding 40S ribosomal protein S29-like: protein MGHQELSRSPLREFGQGSCSCCICSNRHRLIHICGLNMCHQCFHQYVINIGFITLDK, encoded by the coding sequence atgggtCACCAAGAACTCTCCAGGAGCCCTCTGAGGGAATTTGGCCAGGGTTCTTGTTCTTGCTGCATCTGCTCAAACCGACATAGACTGATCCATATATGTGGCCTCAATATGTGCCACCAATGTTTCCATCAGTACGTGATAAATATAGGCTTCATTACGTTGGATAAGTGA
- the LOC125084034 gene encoding olfactory receptor 1L8-like isoform X2, with the protein MDVQNFNSVSEFILLGLSSRPEDQTSLFILFLTMYLVTIIGNLLIILAIHSDPQLQTPMYFFLSFLSFTDICFTTTVVPRMLVNFLSEKTISYAGCLTQMYFIYALGNTDSCLLAVMAFDRYVAICDPFHYVTTMNHHRCVLLVAFSFSLPHLHSLLHTLLLNRLIFCDSNVIHHFLCDLSPLMKLSCSPTFANEIVILSEGSVVLVTPFLCIIFSYLRILITILKIPSAAGKRKAFSTCGSHLTVVALFYGSIFYVYLQPLSTYTTRDHIATLVYTVLSSMLNPFIYSLRNKDLKQGLRKLMGRRKSQAVPS; encoded by the exons ATGGATGTTCAAAACTTCAA CAGTGTCTCTGAGTTCATTCTCCTGGGACTCTCCTCCCGGCCTGAAGACCAGACATCCCTCTTTATCCTCTTCCTCACCATGTACCTGGTCACCATAATCGGGAACCTACTCATCATCCTGGCCATCCACTCTGACCCCCAGCTCCAGACCCCCAtgtatttcttcttgagtttCCTGTCCTTCACTGACATTTGCTTTACAACAACCGTTGTCCCCAGGATGCTAGTGAACTTCCTGTCAGAGAAGACCATCTCCTATGCTGGGTGTCTGACACAGATGTATTTCATTTATGCTCTGGGCAACACTGACAGCTGCCTTCTGGCGGTCATGGCCtttgaccgctatgtggccatctgtgaCCCTTTCCACTATGTCACCACCATGAACCACCATCGCTGTGTCCTGTTGGTGGCCTTTTCCTTCTCACTTCCTCACCTCCACTCACTCCTACACACACTGCTACTGAATCGCCTCATCTTCTGTGACTCCAATGTCATCCATCACTTCCTCTGTGACCTCAGTCCACTGATGAAGTTGTCATGCTCCCCCACTTTTGCCAATGAAATTGTGATACTGTCAGAAGGTTCTGTTGTTTTGGTGACCCCCTTTCTGtgcattattttctcttatcTACGAATCCTCATCACAATTCTCAAGATCCCCTCAGCTGCTGGGAAACGCAAAGCCTTCTCCACCTGTGGCTCTCACCTCACCGTGGTAGCTCTCTTTTATGGAAGCATCTTCTATGTCTATTTACAGCCCCTGTCCACCTACACTACCAGGGACCACATAGCAACACTTGTCTACACAGTTCTGTCATCCATGCTAAACCCTTTTATCTACAGTCTGAGAAACAAAGACCTGAAACAGGGCCTGAGGAAGCTGATGGGCAGGAGGAAGTCCCAGGCAGTACCCTCTTGA
- the LOC125084034 gene encoding olfactory receptor 1L8-like isoform X1 → MYRTRPKPMARVNQTSSVSEFILLGLSSRPEDQTSLFILFLTMYLVTIIGNLLIILAIHSDPQLQTPMYFFLSFLSFTDICFTTTVVPRMLVNFLSEKTISYAGCLTQMYFIYALGNTDSCLLAVMAFDRYVAICDPFHYVTTMNHHRCVLLVAFSFSLPHLHSLLHTLLLNRLIFCDSNVIHHFLCDLSPLMKLSCSPTFANEIVILSEGSVVLVTPFLCIIFSYLRILITILKIPSAAGKRKAFSTCGSHLTVVALFYGSIFYVYLQPLSTYTTRDHIATLVYTVLSSMLNPFIYSLRNKDLKQGLRKLMGRRKSQAVPS, encoded by the coding sequence ATGTATAGAACTAGACCCAAGCCAATGGCAAGAGTCAACCAAACCAGCAGTGTCTCTGAGTTCATTCTCCTGGGACTCTCCTCCCGGCCTGAAGACCAGACATCCCTCTTTATCCTCTTCCTCACCATGTACCTGGTCACCATAATCGGGAACCTACTCATCATCCTGGCCATCCACTCTGACCCCCAGCTCCAGACCCCCAtgtatttcttcttgagtttCCTGTCCTTCACTGACATTTGCTTTACAACAACCGTTGTCCCCAGGATGCTAGTGAACTTCCTGTCAGAGAAGACCATCTCCTATGCTGGGTGTCTGACACAGATGTATTTCATTTATGCTCTGGGCAACACTGACAGCTGCCTTCTGGCGGTCATGGCCtttgaccgctatgtggccatctgtgaCCCTTTCCACTATGTCACCACCATGAACCACCATCGCTGTGTCCTGTTGGTGGCCTTTTCCTTCTCACTTCCTCACCTCCACTCACTCCTACACACACTGCTACTGAATCGCCTCATCTTCTGTGACTCCAATGTCATCCATCACTTCCTCTGTGACCTCAGTCCACTGATGAAGTTGTCATGCTCCCCCACTTTTGCCAATGAAATTGTGATACTGTCAGAAGGTTCTGTTGTTTTGGTGACCCCCTTTCTGtgcattattttctcttatcTACGAATCCTCATCACAATTCTCAAGATCCCCTCAGCTGCTGGGAAACGCAAAGCCTTCTCCACCTGTGGCTCTCACCTCACCGTGGTAGCTCTCTTTTATGGAAGCATCTTCTATGTCTATTTACAGCCCCTGTCCACCTACACTACCAGGGACCACATAGCAACACTTGTCTACACAGTTCTGTCATCCATGCTAAACCCTTTTATCTACAGTCTGAGAAACAAAGACCTGAAACAGGGCCTGAGGAAGCTGATGGGCAGGAGGAAGTCCCAGGCAGTACCCTCTTGA